In one window of Henckelia pumila isolate YLH828 chromosome 1, ASM3356847v2, whole genome shotgun sequence DNA:
- the LOC140876386 gene encoding uncharacterized protein, with protein sequence MILTPNSSVKSSTTVNSNASETRDSVYFHGCRKDANCDCEICIASIKATLDLMPQSNHRSSLTKLSVSRPIVSRSPVAFNPSAMDLSTPKPRAQIKKIIVSPPLKSTARIDFQERVKKGNRELGSGNSVVRCCLGLILFLVMEYGVSWMVSGVLETRFSPDIVKTLGEKSWDLEEFNTRFHFLENELQGLVGKKVSSCSSNNSLWRISEDGLLLNSRCVLYKSMIEEISIWGWPLQTAGLLSSKSSPQLFSIISGRVTQWSNGEAKYTIHGGNSSWVQEKWSASVVQFDPNTWILEYRQSFVLNNPRLVSALMEFLKLRMTREFEKMRQGFLVSFAFGSQHSYFSGRSIQIPT encoded by the exons ATGATTCTCACACCAAATTCCTCTGTCAAATCCAGCACCACGGTGAACAGCAACGCATCTGAAACTCGAGACAGCGTTTATTTTCATGGATGTAGAAAAGACGCGAATTGCGACTGCGAGATCTGCATAGCGAGCATCAAGGCGACTCTTGATTTGATGCCACAGAGTAACCACAGAAGCTCACTTACGAAATTGTCTGTCTCGAGGCCTATAGTTTCAAGAAGCCCTGTTGCTTTCAACCCTTCAGCAATGGATCTTTCTACGCCAAAACCAAGGGCTCAGATCAAGAAGATAATTGTTTCTCCTCCGCTGAAAAGTACTGCAAGAATCGATTTTCAGGAAAGGGTGAAGAAGGGAAACAGGGAGTTGGGATCTGGGAATTCTGTGGTGAGGTGTTGTTTAGGCTTGATCTTGTTTTTGGTTATGGAGTATGGGGTTTCCTGGATGGTTTCTGGGGTTTTGGAGACTAGATTTTCACCGGATATTGTGAAGACTTTGGGTGAGAAATCATGGGATTTGGAGGAATTCAATACAAGGTTTCATTTCTTGGAGAATGAGTTACAAGGTTTAGTCGGGAAAAAGGTCTCAAGCTGCAGCTCTAATAATTCTCTGTGGAGAATCAGTGAG GATGGTTTGTTGCTGAATTCACGATGTGTGCTGTATAAATCAATGATAGAAGAGATAAGTATTTGGGGATGGCCATTACAGACAGCTGGATTGCTCTCatcaaaatcttctcctcaattATTCAGCATCATATCGGGAAGAGTCACACAA TGGTCAAATGGGGAAGCGAAATATACGATTCACGGTGGTAATAGTTCTTGGGTGCAAGAAAAATGGAGTGCTTCTGTGGTGCAGTTTGATCCAAATACATGGATTCTTGAGTACAGACAGAGCTTCGTATTGAACAATCCAAGACTAGTGTCGGCTTTAATGGAGTTCTTGAAGCTTAGGATGACCAGAGAATTTGAAAAGATGAGGCAAGGATTTTTGGTTTCATTTGCATTTGGAAGCCAGCATTCCTATTTTTCAGGAAGGAGCATTCAAATTCCAACTTAA